A genomic region of Carassius carassius chromosome 13, fCarCar2.1, whole genome shotgun sequence contains the following coding sequences:
- the LOC132156367 gene encoding Golgi integral membrane protein 4-like isoform X2, which produces MGNGACSRKQKKISQSLLLVTVVFGMIYGGMFSYEMHKQLKRTEEMAVKYQQHQESLSAQLQVVYEHRSRLEKSLQKERLEHKKSKDDYLVYKIEAQQSLSKEKQDSGVRFNSLHSQHQILKNQHDELKKQFYEIQEQHQLQEDEHNKALDEHKQRLDELHQTKESEISKLKENIFNLREENKQLRKAHQEVYVQLQDTRVQVDEYKQLKETLNKMPSLRHESAHMVQPVQNRNAEEPHQHQEAQPEAEKHDEVQKPQSQHREEDGEMGGAEERRRELAEEEMEQAGQPQKLEEEFDVAHIEAEEEEPQANQPDENALEREQHHGHEVAPAEAHVQHVQVEREKSAYEQQQEQQRLAAHLEEERRQLHLHQEALKKQQLQQQKEKEEKLGLQREKEEQHNREADLKEQQLQQEMLREKAQYENMDADIVQGEEEPQIAEEKEVNVHHEEARPDEADHVHHEDEQPVEAEVDPAHDPNNQGEDEFEEAEHQQPHEEEKEEEVAPVGHPDMHLAVENQHQPPAEEQPVMAGNPDQQEDALDEQYQEDGDDEAQDELVDNQKREAVREEEGDPYNEENGEQEQARDQDVVVKQDNQAAQHPNEENYEEEEEEEEGGNGDKPPNSRAEM; this is translated from the exons ATGGGCAACGGCGCGTGCTCCAGGAAGCAGAAGAAGATTTCCCAGTCTCTGTTACTGGTCACAGTGGTGTTTGGGATGATCTACGGTGGGATGTTTTCCTATGAGATGCACAAACAGCTGAAGAGGACAGAAGAGATGGCCGTGAAATACCAGCAGCACCAGGAGTCTCTTTCAGCTCAGCTTCAAG TTGTGTACGAGCATCGTTCCAGGTTGGAGAAATCTCTTCAGAAGGAGCGTCTGGAGCATAAAAAATCCAAAGACG ATTATCTTGTGTATAAAATAGAGGCTCAGCAGTCTCTCAGCAAAGAAAAG CAAGATTCCGGCGTCAGGTTTAATTCTCTGCATTCCCAGCATCAGATTTTGAAG AACCAGCACGACGAACTAAAAAAGCAGTTTTATGAGATACAAGAGCAACATCAGCTGCAAGAAGATGAACACAACAAGGCATTAGATGAACATAAACAGAGGCTCGATGAGCTTCATCAGACTAAAGAGTCAGAGATTTCCAAGCTCAAAG AGAATATATTTAACTTACGTGAGGAGAACAAGCAGCTGAGAAAAGCTCATCAGGAAGTCTATGTGCAGCTCCAGGACACCAGG GTTCAGGTGGATGAATATAAACAGCTGAAGGAAACGCTCAATAAAATGCCCAGTTTGAGACATGAATCTGCTCATATGGTCCAGCCGGTCCAGAACAGGAATGCAGAGGAGCCCCATCAACACCAAGAGGCTCAGCCAGAG GCGGAGAAGCATGATGAGGTTCAGAAGCCTCAGTCGCAGCACAGGGAGGAGGATGGAGAAATGGGAGGAGCtgaagagaggaggagagagctgGCAGAGGAGGAGATGGAGCAGGCCGGGCAGCCACAGAAACTGGAGGAGGAGTTTGATGTGGCACATATTGAAGCAGAGGAGGAGGAGCCACAGGCCAACCAACCAGATGAGAACGCGCTGGAGAGGGAGCAACATCACGGTCATGAG GTGGCGCCAGCTGAGGCTCATGTGCAGCACGTGCAGGTGGAGCGCGAGAAGTCAGCATATGAACAGCAGCAGGAGCAGCAGCGTCTGGCTGCACATCTGGAGGAGGAGCGCAGACAGCTGCACCTGCATCAGGAGGCCCTGAAGAAACAGCAGCTGCAGCAGCAGAAGGAGAAAGAGGAGAAGCTGGgtctgcagagagagaaagaggaacagCACAACAGAGAAGCCGATCTCAAAGAGCAACAACTCCAGCAAGAAATGCTTCG GGAAAAGGCACAGTATGAAAACATGGATGCTGATATAGTCCAGGGAGAAGAAGAGCCACAGATAGCTGAGGAGAAAG AGGTGAATGTGCACCATGAGGAGGCGAGGCCAGATGAAGCAGACCATGTTCATCATGAAGATGAG CAACCTGTAGAAGCAGAAGTTGATCCGGCGCATGACCCCAACAACCAGGGCGAGGATGAGTTTGAGGAGGCGGAGCATCAGCAGCCCCATGAGGAAGAGAAGGAAGAAGAGGTGGCACCCGTTGGCCACCCTGACATGCACCTGGCCGTAGAGAATCAGCACCAGCCGCCCGCCGAAGAACAGCCGGTG ATGGCTGGAAACCCAGACCAACAGGAAGATGCTCTGGATGAGCAGTACCAGGAGGATGGAGATGATGAG GCTCAGGATGAGCTGGTAGATAATCAGAAGCGTGAGGCAGTGCGGGAGGAAGAGGGAGACCCGTATAATGAGGAGAATGGAGAACAG GAACAGGCCAGAGACCAGGATGTAGTGGTGAAGCAGGATAATCAGGCTGCTCAACATCCCAATGAGGAGAActacgaagaagaagaagaggaggaggaaggagGCAACGGTGATAAACCACCCAATAGTAGGGCAGAAATGTGA
- the LOC132156368 gene encoding neuroserpin-like: MQRRGDLTSADRSISISLTSQARPSFTMLLLGLLPLMLLQGCGSQAADVPEDVTAEFSVRLYHQLQITEGEENIIFSPLSVALALGMVELGARGSSLEEIRQALGYSQFRKDEEFSLLSNLTQALSTDEEQYVVRLANSLFLQTGVHFSEDFLQLMKKYFKAEVETVDFSQSEAVADHINSWVLNHTESKIHNLVSADDFSSSTMIMLANAVYFRGSWKNQFRPENTRTFSFTKDDGSEVQTLMMYQQGDFYYGEFSDGTTEAGGVYQVLEMLYEGEDMSMMMVLPRQEVPLASLEPIIKAQLLDEWANNVKRQKVEVYLPRFKVEQKIDLRDTLQQLGIKSIFTKDANLTAMTAEMTDGQDLFIGKAVQKAYLEVTEEGAEGAAGSGMIALTRTLVLYPQVMADHPFFFIIRNRKTGSILFMGRVMNPEVIEPFDNNFDM; the protein is encoded by the exons cTCGTCCCTCGTTCACCATGTTGCTGCTCGGACTCTTGCCGCTGATGCTTCTACAGGGGTGCGGTAGCCAGGCGGCAGACGTTCCCGAGGATGTGACGGCAGAGTTCTCGGTCAGACTGTACCACCAGCTCCAGATCACAGAGGGAGAGGAGAACATCATCTTCTCACCCCTGAGCGTGGCCCTGGCTCTGGGGATGGTGGAGCTGGGCGCCCGCGGCTCTTCTTTAGAGGAGATCAGACAGGCCTTGGGCTACAGTCAATTCAGAAAAG ATGAGGAGTTCTCTCTGTTGAGCAACCTGACCCAGGCCCTGTCCACGGACGAAGAGCAGTACGTGGTACGGCTGGCCAACTCCCTCTTTCTGCAGACGGGGGTTCACTTCAGCGAGGACTTCCTGCAGCTCATGAAGAAGTACTTCAAAGCGGAGGTGGAGACGGTGgacttcagccaatcagaagctgTGGCTGATCACATCAACTCTTGGGTGCTGAACCACACGGAGA GCAAAATCCACAACCTAGTGTCTGCGGACGACTTCAGTAGTTCCACTATGATCATGTTAGCGAATGCGGTGTACTTCAGGGGCAGCTGGAAGAACCAGTTCAGACCAGAAAACACCAGAACCTTCTCCTTCACCAAAGATGATGGCAGTGAAGTTCAGACCTTGATGATGTACCAGCAGGGAGATTTCTATTACG GAGAGTTCAGCGATGGCACCACAGAGGCGGGTGGAGTGTACCAGGTGCTGGAGATGCTCTATGAAGGTGAAGACATGAGTATGATGATGGTTCTGCCCCGTCAGGAGGTTCCTCTGGCCTCCCTGGAGCCCATCATCAAAGCCCAGCTGCTGGACGAGTGGGCCAACAACGTCAAGAGGCAGAAGGTGGAGGTCTACCTGCCCAG GTTCAAGGTGGAACAAAAGATTGATCTGAGAGACACACTGCAGCAGCTGGGCATCAAGAGCATCTTCACTAAAGATGCCAATCTGACGGCCATGACAGCCGAGATGACAG ATGGACAGGATCTGTTTATCGGGAAGGCTGTGCAGAAGGCTTACCTGGAGGTGACGGAGGAAGGTGCCGAGGGGGCGGCAGGATCAG GTATGATTGCATTGACGAGGACACTGGTGCTGTACCCACAGGTCATGGCTGACCATcccttcttcttcatcatcagaAACAGAAAAACAG GATCCATCCTCTTCATGGGCAGAGTTATGAACCCTGAAGTCATTGAGCCCTTCGACAATAACTTTGACATGTGA
- the LOC132156369 gene encoding uncharacterized protein LOC132156369, whose amino-acid sequence MSESSSGVNTSSESLPKSHSHYSELGDTHTPFSVELTPDSGIVATPLPSGRFRFASWHWLEEHDVRGDQLACPRVREGPAEVELSINSEDIFLRGGRRKRREDEGQKWEERLQENWENCAVLNLSYQDLGDPYQLENFIRILRRLIRVERLQLVDNALRDLSSVRLPRCKILNLHRNNLTSIRKLPKVPEIQHLCLSENSISSLGELSLLRSTPLRSLTLKRNPCQFLEDYRSRVFSCLPKLQVLDGIPKLQEDSMPLSSPAASRFCTIL is encoded by the exons ATGTCCGAAAG TTCCTCTGGAGTGAACACCAGCAGTGAAAGTCTTCCGAAGTCACACTCACACTACTCTGAGTTAGGCGACACACACACTCCTTTCTCTGTGGAACTGACTCCAGACTCGGGCATTGTTGCCACTCCA CTGCCGTCCGGCCGGTTTAGGTTTGCCTCGTGGCACTGGCTAGAGGAGCATGATGTCCGTGGAGACCAGCTCGCCTGCCCCAGGGTCAGAGAGG GTCCTGCTGAAGTCGAGCTGTCTATTAACAGTGAAGATATATTTCTCAGAGGaggcaggaggaagaggagggaggATGAAGGACAGAAATGGGAGGAGAGACTCCAGGAGAACTGGGAGAACTGCGCG GTGCTGAACTTGTCTTATCAGGACTTAGGAGATCCGTACCAGCTGGAGAACTTCATCCGTATCCTAAGGAGACTGATCCGGGTGGAGCGTCTGCAGCTGGTGGATAACGCACTGAGAGATCTCAGCTCTGTCAGACTGCCAAG ATGTAAAATCCTGAATCTTCACCGGAACAACTTGACGTCCATTCGTAAGCTGCCAAAGGTTCCTGAGATCCAGCACTTGTGCCTGTCTGAAAACAGTATTTCCTCTCTGGGCGAACTGTCCCTCCTGAGGAGCACACCGCTCCGATCTCTGACCCTCAAACGCAACCCCTGCCAGTTTCTGGAGGACTACCGCTCACG TGTGTTCTCCTGTTTGCCAAAACTCCAAGTTCTGGATGGCATCCCAAAGCTACAGGAGGATTCCATGCCTCTCTCTTCACCAGCAGCGTCCAGATTTTGTACCATTCTCTGA
- the LOC132156367 gene encoding Golgi integral membrane protein 4-like isoform X1 — protein MGNGACSRKQKKISQSLLLVTVVFGMIYGGMFSYEMHKQLKRTEEMAVKYQQHQESLSAQLQVVYEHRSRLEKSLQKERLEHKKSKDDYLVYKIEAQQSLSKEKQDSGVRFNSLHSQHQILKNQHDELKKQFYEIQEQHQLQEDEHNKALDEHKQRLDELHQTKESEISKLKENIFNLREENKQLRKAHQEVYVQLQDTRQQHKNLKSTHDQLVLTLEDHKSALAAAQVQVDEYKQLKETLNKMPSLRHESAHMVQPVQNRNAEEPHQHQEAQPEAEKHDEVQKPQSQHREEDGEMGGAEERRRELAEEEMEQAGQPQKLEEEFDVAHIEAEEEEPQANQPDENALEREQHHGHEVAPAEAHVQHVQVEREKSAYEQQQEQQRLAAHLEEERRQLHLHQEALKKQQLQQQKEKEEKLGLQREKEEQHNREADLKEQQLQQEMLREKAQYENMDADIVQGEEEPQIAEEKEVNVHHEEARPDEADHVHHEDEQPVEAEVDPAHDPNNQGEDEFEEAEHQQPHEEEKEEEVAPVGHPDMHLAVENQHQPPAEEQPVMAGNPDQQEDALDEQYQEDGDDEAQDELVDNQKREAVREEEGDPYNEENGEQEQARDQDVVVKQDNQAAQHPNEENYEEEEEEEEGGNGDKPPNSRAEM, from the exons ATGGGCAACGGCGCGTGCTCCAGGAAGCAGAAGAAGATTTCCCAGTCTCTGTTACTGGTCACAGTGGTGTTTGGGATGATCTACGGTGGGATGTTTTCCTATGAGATGCACAAACAGCTGAAGAGGACAGAAGAGATGGCCGTGAAATACCAGCAGCACCAGGAGTCTCTTTCAGCTCAGCTTCAAG TTGTGTACGAGCATCGTTCCAGGTTGGAGAAATCTCTTCAGAAGGAGCGTCTGGAGCATAAAAAATCCAAAGACG ATTATCTTGTGTATAAAATAGAGGCTCAGCAGTCTCTCAGCAAAGAAAAG CAAGATTCCGGCGTCAGGTTTAATTCTCTGCATTCCCAGCATCAGATTTTGAAG AACCAGCACGACGAACTAAAAAAGCAGTTTTATGAGATACAAGAGCAACATCAGCTGCAAGAAGATGAACACAACAAGGCATTAGATGAACATAAACAGAGGCTCGATGAGCTTCATCAGACTAAAGAGTCAGAGATTTCCAAGCTCAAAG AGAATATATTTAACTTACGTGAGGAGAACAAGCAGCTGAGAAAAGCTCATCAGGAAGTCTATGTGCAGCTCCAGGACACCAGG CAACAGCACAAGAACTTAAAATCTACCCACGACCAACTTGTGTTGACCCTGGAGGACCACAAGAGTGCGCTGGCTGCAGCCCAG GTTCAGGTGGATGAATATAAACAGCTGAAGGAAACGCTCAATAAAATGCCCAGTTTGAGACATGAATCTGCTCATATGGTCCAGCCGGTCCAGAACAGGAATGCAGAGGAGCCCCATCAACACCAAGAGGCTCAGCCAGAG GCGGAGAAGCATGATGAGGTTCAGAAGCCTCAGTCGCAGCACAGGGAGGAGGATGGAGAAATGGGAGGAGCtgaagagaggaggagagagctgGCAGAGGAGGAGATGGAGCAGGCCGGGCAGCCACAGAAACTGGAGGAGGAGTTTGATGTGGCACATATTGAAGCAGAGGAGGAGGAGCCACAGGCCAACCAACCAGATGAGAACGCGCTGGAGAGGGAGCAACATCACGGTCATGAG GTGGCGCCAGCTGAGGCTCATGTGCAGCACGTGCAGGTGGAGCGCGAGAAGTCAGCATATGAACAGCAGCAGGAGCAGCAGCGTCTGGCTGCACATCTGGAGGAGGAGCGCAGACAGCTGCACCTGCATCAGGAGGCCCTGAAGAAACAGCAGCTGCAGCAGCAGAAGGAGAAAGAGGAGAAGCTGGgtctgcagagagagaaagaggaacagCACAACAGAGAAGCCGATCTCAAAGAGCAACAACTCCAGCAAGAAATGCTTCG GGAAAAGGCACAGTATGAAAACATGGATGCTGATATAGTCCAGGGAGAAGAAGAGCCACAGATAGCTGAGGAGAAAG AGGTGAATGTGCACCATGAGGAGGCGAGGCCAGATGAAGCAGACCATGTTCATCATGAAGATGAG CAACCTGTAGAAGCAGAAGTTGATCCGGCGCATGACCCCAACAACCAGGGCGAGGATGAGTTTGAGGAGGCGGAGCATCAGCAGCCCCATGAGGAAGAGAAGGAAGAAGAGGTGGCACCCGTTGGCCACCCTGACATGCACCTGGCCGTAGAGAATCAGCACCAGCCGCCCGCCGAAGAACAGCCGGTG ATGGCTGGAAACCCAGACCAACAGGAAGATGCTCTGGATGAGCAGTACCAGGAGGATGGAGATGATGAG GCTCAGGATGAGCTGGTAGATAATCAGAAGCGTGAGGCAGTGCGGGAGGAAGAGGGAGACCCGTATAATGAGGAGAATGGAGAACAG GAACAGGCCAGAGACCAGGATGTAGTGGTGAAGCAGGATAATCAGGCTGCTCAACATCCCAATGAGGAGAActacgaagaagaagaagaggaggaggaaggagGCAACGGTGATAAACCACCCAATAGTAGGGCAGAAATGTGA